From the genome of Pirellulales bacterium:
GTGGTATCTTGCGTGGCTGGAGAACTTGCTCCGCTGCGCCGATGCCCTGGCAAGCGCCAACGAAGCAGTCACCGAGACCGACGAGCAAGAAGGAGGCGACGAATGAGCCGCATTGGCCTACTTGACAACCGCTCACGCCAAGATCGTGCATCGCTGAAGTGTGAACTGCTCGAAACCGCGGTCGAACGTGACGATCTCAAAACCGGCGCAGGCGGCAAACGCCGCCAGGTAGGCGTCGTTCCAGACATGAGGCGAGAACTGCGGGGACTGAGTCAATCCCCGCCATCGCTCGTCGATGCCCGGCGGTTCAACCCCGAAATGAACACGCGGATCCTCAAAAATGCGGTCGTACAATCGCCACGCGTCAGGCAGTCTTACCGCCTCGCTCCCAACGACCTTTGGATGCGTCGCCAGACGGAGGAATCCCTGCTGAGTCATCCGACAGATGCAGAGCGATGCTCCCTCCTCGACCCCCTCAAACCACGCATTCGCAGCCGCGTGGTGACGGTGCTGCCGGAAGGCGAGCGCCAGCCAGACGTTCACGTCAGGGAGATAGGTCATCTTCGTCCAGGATCTCGGCGATCATCTGATTGGTCAGGTGAAGCGATCCGGGTTGGTCGGACTCCACCAGCGGAAATTTCACCCGATACCCCGACTTCTTCGCCGGCTCCTGCGGCTCATAAACGATGCGCACCATCGCCCCTTCCGGCAGGTTTGCATCGACCTGCGGAACGACCACCCCATGATCCACTCGGCCCAGAAGTTCCATGTTCAAATTCTACGCTGCGGGCGGGTCAAACGCAATCGAAGACCGACTATGAATAACCTCATCAAAATCCCCGTCGACCTCACCAACCCCGGCCAGTTCTTTGCCTGCTGCGGGTTGCTGGAATTGGCGGATCGAATAGACAAGGGCACTGAAGGTTGGTTTGAAAATCGACAATTCCACCTGCGGTTCAATTCTCCGTTCACTGCTTTGGTAGACGCACTACGAAAGACTACGGTCACCAACACAATGTCGGCCGTGCAAAATGGGCGACTGGAAGAATTGTCAGCGATGTCGAAGAAGGACCGGGAAAAAGAAGGATTGGAGGACGAAAAAAAGGCACTCGATGCACTCCGTCGAGAAGAGCCGATCATTTTTCAATCTTCATTCCAACTGCGAATTGACTGGTTCAAAGACGAGTATTCCGGCGGATCGCGCTTCAAGACATGGGCCGGCCAGCAATCTGTGCTCGACATCGCCACAGCCATGCACACTGGCTTGAGTCATGTAGATGCCGCCGATGAATCGACGCTATGGAACAGCGCCCGAGGCGGCGGGTTGCCGTTCAACTTCGATTCCGATCTTGGCGGCCAGGGGTCGGCACTCGACATTGGTTTTAGTTTCGATCCACTCGCCGCGAGTGAAATGACGCGCATCGAGGGGGCGTGTAGGCCCGCACTTGAAATTCTCGCCTTTATTGGTCTGCAACGTTTTCGCCCACGCGAAAATCCGCGTAAGAACCGCTTTGTGTACGCGGCGTGGCGGCAACCACTGCCACCGTCCGTTGCAGCCGTCGTGGCGTGTCAGGCAATCGCTCTTGGCGATGCTCAATGCTACGAGTTTCGACTGTTATACCGAACCAAGTATCTAAAAAGTTTCCTACCCGCAATCCCATTTCAAGGAGACGACGATGAATGATCTGAACAAATATGACAACTGGCTCACAAGTGATGCGGTCGCGGCGATCGTAATCCGCGAGCCGCTCGTTCCGGTCGAAGGGTCCGACGGCGTGTTCTTCCCCGCAACCTACGCCGCCGCAGAGGACAAGGGGTTCCCTGGCGGATACAACATCGATCCACCGACGGGTGAAAAAAACGTCTGTCTCGTCGACAGCGTCGGCTCGCAGGCCAATCGGATCGAGCCGCTGTTCGCCAAGCCCAGTTACGCCAAACTCGTTCCGCAGATCGTCATTCAGGCCGGCGATAAGTCGGTGAACCTTCTCGAAGCCGGACATCGCGCCGGCGATGCAATCGCTCGCTGCACTCTGCTTCAGAAGAAATTGCAGGACGCATTCAAGGCGGTGTTGCGCGGCAACGCGCTGGACCTGGCCAGGATCGCGCCGACCTCGCTCGTCTTCGGCGTGTGGGATTCGCGCGACACGCAGGCCAAACTCCCCCGACTTGTCGCCTCGACGATTCGCGCGTTCGACGTGCAAGCAATCCGACGTGGAGCGGTCTACGTTCCCCCGTTGAATTACGTCAACATGGAGGTCTTCACAGAGGAAGAACAGCAAAAAGCGGCCGGAGACAACAAGAATCCTTTGTCAAAACGCGGGTTCGTCAACGCTCTTGCCTCAGCGACGCACGGCGGCGTGATCGCAAAAGGCGGCCTCCGACGCGATGCTACGTTCAGCCTCGCGGCACTTCGTCTGCTCAGTGCAGAAGCCACGGCCGAAGAATTGAAAGACAAGAGTGACGAAGAGAGAAAGAAACTTAACGATGAAGCCACACTCAAATTGCGTCGCTACGTTCTCGGCTTGGCGCTTGTCTCCCTCACCGCGCCACCACAGACCTATCTCCGCCAAGGCTGCAACCTCGTGCCGGACATCGACAACCCGCGCAAAGTCACGCTCGTGAATGCCGACGGCAAGCGCGAGGAGTTCAAGCTCACCCATGACCAGGCCATCGCCTTCGCAGAGCTGGCGGCGAAGGAATTCGGCGTTGGCGAATCACCGAAAGAGCCGGTGAAATTTGATCCCGACCTAGCTAAGAAGGACATCGCGGGTGAAGGCGATGTGGCGCCAACGAAGAAAGGGCGAGCGCAGAAGAAAGCCAAACCCGCTGCCAAAGCGTCTGAACCCACGGAGCCACAACAATGAAACCCGATCTTTGCATCACCATCCGCTTCATCCAGCCCTTCCCGCTCTTCCACGGCCGGCGCGACGCCGAGCAACCCGAATGGCCTCCGTCGCCCATGCGCGCCTTTCAAGCGTTGCTCAACGCCGCCAGTCTGCGCGCTCGTGGCCGTTCGCTCGCGCCGGAAGTTCGGCAGGCATTGCAGGCGCTGGAAGTGCTGCGACCGGAGGTCATCGCGCCCCGTGCCACCGTCAGCGCCGTCGGTTATCGCGCGTATGTTCCGCACAACCAGACTGACCTCGTCACAGCCGCCTGGCATCGTGGAAATCTCGACGCCAGCATCGCGTCTCATCGCATGGAAAAGGACTACCGTCCGCTGCGCGTCGAATCAATCGGCGATGACCTGCCCGCGCTGCATTACGTCTACTCGCTAGATGCGACGGCGCCCGATCCCGATGATATGCTCCGCGTCATTCGACCAGCCGTTCGCGCAATCACGCACCTGGGCTGTGGCATCGATCAAGTTGTCGCCGACGCCACCCTGGTCGATAGTTCTTCAATTCACCTTCCAGGCGAACGCTGGCTACCATCAGCTCAATCGGGAAGACGTCTGCGAGTCCATCGTAGTGGATCGCTCGATGCGCTAATAAATCGCCACAACCGATTTCTCAATCGTTTACAAGACGGCTGGACACCGGTTCCGCCTCTCACTGCAGATGACATGGATCAGGTGCGTTACCGCCGCGACACCGATCCGCTACAGCGCCCGCACGTCCTGTTCAAGCTCGTCGATGAGAATGACGACACGGTTAATTACCCTCATTCGCAGCTAATTCATATCGCGGGTATGGTACGGCATCTAGCGGTCGAGTTAATGAAGCGTCATCCTCCGCGTGACCTCAAGGGTCGTACCACCGAGCAATGGGTGGAGCAATATGTCGCGGGCCATCAGTCCGTTGACGACAAATCCGCTGGCTTGCCTCACGTCCAGCTTTCATACGTCCCGCTTCCATCAACCGGTCACGCCCACACCAATCCTGCTATCAGGCGCGTAATGATCGTCGCACCAGCCGGCGACGAAGCATGGCTGGAACACCTAGTTCAGCGGCTCGACGGCCAATTGCTCAAACCATTGCCCGACACGAAACTTCCGCCTGGAACGCACTTGCAATTGATCCCAGAAGATCGCAAGGACGGCGTTCGCGATGCCTACACGCGCGACTCGCGCACTTGGGCCAGCTTCACCCCCGTCATCCTCCCCGGCCACGACGACCGCAAGCCGGAGAAGACCCGCAAGTTGATAGTCAAAGCGTTGGCCCAGTCCGGCATCGATCAGCCGTGCGAGTTCGAATGGAGCGCGTTTAGCCACTTTCCCAAGTCGTACAGTGCCCACAAGTACGTCCGAGATGAAAGTGCCACGGACGGCAAGCGACGGATCGGCTATATCCGCCCCAACCACTTACTCGACCAGACCGCCGTTCACCTGGTATTGCGCTTTGGTCGCCGCGAAGATCCGAACGACCCTGACAGCCGTTGGATTCCCGCCGAGGAACCCATTCCCGGCCCCCTGACAATCGGCGCCGGCCGCCATTGTGGCTTCGGCCTGATGGCGGGAGTCGGCTAATTTTAGCCAAGGCCGCAGCAATGATGGGCGGCAAAATGGGTAGCATATACAAATTGCCACAAGCCAGCAATCATGCGCCGTTCGAGCCGCGCCTCACTCCTGCGCCGCCTGCGGCCCCCCTGAACCCTACCCCCTGAACCCCGTTCTTTCGCTCCCGCCGCCTGTTGCGCCCCTATTGACAACATCAGTACACTAGATACAATTGAACCTGCCAGCGCGGCCAAGCTGCCACGCGGGGCGAGTTCGATCTTTGACAATTCGACTAGGCACTGCCTCAAGAGGCCGCTTTCGTGGCCATCGGGCGTCGTCGCCAATCGGCGTGAACCTGCAAGGGTGCGGGAAAATGCAGGGTTGGAGGCCCAGGCGTCAGCGCTCGATCTGCGCTCCGCAATCGGTCTCGTTCGTCTCCGGAAGCTTGTTTTCCACGGTACCCTCGCAGGCGGAAATCGGTAAAAATCCTCGGTAATTCTCGATCCGTTTTGAACGATCGACGCGAGAAAACCGCAAGCGGGGCGGAAATGAACCGGAAATCAACCGGCCCGCATGCTTGCGTGTTTCTCGAAGAATCTTCGCTTTCCGCCCTCCATCAATTCCGCATCAATTTTTTTTGCGAATCGGCGCACGAGAACGAAATCGCGTGTTTCTCGAAGAAAACGCGATTGCCCACCTCCAACGCCCTGGCATTTGCCTGTCGCTTCCCTGAACCCTAAACCCTTCGCAAACGCGATCTTCCCCCATGAAGTTGAAAATGCATCCCCCCTAAGGTACATTTCGAGTAGATATCGCTCGCGGCCGGCCTGCCGCGGCAGAATCGGTTGGCACGGATGGTTGCCTGCACCTTACGGGAGCCACCGATGCGCAACACCTTTCTCGTCTGCTACGACATTCGCGACGACAAGCGGCTCCGCCGGGTCTATAAGACCATGCGCGACTTCGGCGACCATCTGCAGTACTCGATCTTCGAGTGCCAGTTCACGCCGATCGACCTGGCCAAGTGCCGCCACACACTCGCCGAGTTGATCAAGCACAACGAAGATCAGGTGCTGTTTGTTGATCTGGGGCCGACCGCCGGCCGCGGCGAACGCGTGATTACCGCGCTGGGCCAACCTTATACCAGCATGGATGCGCCCTGCTATGTGGTGTAACCATGAACGCTGGCGCTGCGAGTGAGTCATCGGCCGACGCGCTGCCCGACTATCTGCCGGCGCGAATGCTGAACGAGTTCGTGTATTGCCCCAGGCTGTTCTATTACGAATGGGTCGAAGGCGTCTTTGCCCAAAACCGCGAGACCGTCGAAGGGGGCCTGCGACACGCCAAACTCGACGCCAAGCACGATGATTTGCCGACGAGCGACGAACTTCAAGCCAGCGGCGAAGCAATTCACTCCCGTAGCATCACACTGTCGAGCGACGCCTACGGCCTGATTGCCAAGATGGATTTGGTCGAGGCCGAAGGCGGCCTGGTGACGCCGGTCGATTACAAACGGGGCACCCCGCGCGTAGCAGACGGCAAGCTTGTCGCGTGGGATACCGACCGAACCCAGCTTGCCGTGCAGGCGCTGGTGCTGCGCGACAACGGCTACCAGTGCGACGAAGGAGTCATTTACTATGTAACCACCAAGCAGCGAGCGCGAGTGGCGATTGATGAAACGCTCGTTTCGCAAACGCTCGACGCCCTGCGGCAGGCCCGCGAAACCGCCGAAAGCGGTCGTATTCCGCCCCCGCTGGTCGATAGCCCGAAGTGCCCGCGCTGCTCGCTCGTCGGCATTTGCCTGCCGGATGAGACGCAAGCGTGCTCGACGCTCGATTCGTCGGAGCAGTTGTCGCAGCGAACGCTGTTCGACATCGACTTGCCGCATCGCGCGGTTGCCTATGCCCGCGTCGATTCAGATTCGGAAGTCCGCCGCCTGCTGCCGGCTCGCGACGACTTGCGACCGTTGTATTTGAACACGCAAGGCCTGCGCGTCGGCAAATCGGGCAACGTGCTGAAGGTGCAAGAGAAGGACAAAACCATCCAGGAGGTGCGGATCGGCGAAATCTGCCAATTGAGCTTGTTCGGCAATATCCAGCTTTCGACGCAGGCGTTGCAGGCGCTGTGCGAGAATGAAGTACCCATCGCGTACTTCTCGATGGGCGGTTGGTTCTATGGCACGACCAGCGGCCTGGGCGTGAAGAACATCTACTTGCGCCGCGAGCAATTCCGCTTGGCCGATGTGCCGGGGTTCTGTTTGCGCTTGGCGCGGGCGCTGGTTGCCGGGAAGATTCGCAACCAGCGCACGATGCTGCAGCGCAATCACGTCGAGCCGCCCGACAGCGCCCTGAAGATGATGAAGTGCATGCAGGAGGAAGCCGAGTGGACGGACTCAATCGACTCGCTGCTTGGTATCGAAGGAAACGCCGCGCGAATCTATTTCCAGCACTTCGCCGGCATGATCAAAGTCGACGGCGAAGATGGTTCGCCAACCACCAATGGTCCGTCGCCGTTCAACTTCGACTTCGTCAACCGCAACCGCAACCGCCGCCCGCCGCGCGACCCCGTCAATGCGCTGCTGTCGTTGGCTTATAGCGTGCTTGCTAAGGATCTGACGATTGTCTGTCACAGCGTCGGCTTCGATCCTTTTTTGGGATTCTATCATCAGCCGCGATTTGGCCGCGCGGCATTGGCCTTGGACCTCTTGGAGCCTTTTCGCCCCTTGATCGCCGATTCGGCAGTGCTCTCGGCGATCAACACACGGATGATCACAACGCGAGACTTCGTGCAGGTTGGACCATCGGTCTCGCTGAAACCGGAAGGGCGAAAATCGTTCTTTCGGGCCTACGAGCAGCGGATGGACACGCTGGTCACCCATCCGATTTTCGGGTATCGTGTGAACTACCGCCGGATGCTGGAAATCCAGGCACGACTGCTGGCTCGCGTGTTGACCGGCGAGCTGGGAACCTATCCGGTCTTCACCACACGGTGAGCCTTGCTCTTTGGCAATTCACAAGAAAACGAGTGGAAATTGCCACGCGAGCGACGAGGTGAGACAGGCATTGCCGAGACCGCTCGCGTGATTGTTTTTCGTTATGCTGAACGACGTTATGTCGCTATGCTAGACTTGCTACTACTTCTAAACTTGACTACATCCCTGGCCTCTCGCAAAATGCATTTTGGGAGCTTGCCACCAAAAGAGTTAGAAAGGGGCGATTTCCGCGGCCAATCGGCCGCGGCCACATTGAAGCGTCCTCAGATTTGATCGACCACGCTTCAGAAACGATATTTCCGCGGCCAATCGGCCGCGGCCACATTGAAGCCTCATTGCCATTCGGTTTTGCATCCCTGCTAAATCAAATTTCCGCGGCCAATCGGCCGCGGCCACATTGAAGCCTCACCGATTATTTTTTGGGCGAGCAGTGTCTGGATGATTTCCGCGGCCAATCGGCCGCGGCCACATTGAAGCCGCTCCACTAGAACTAGTAAGGACTTAGGACGACCAGATTTCCGCGGCCAATCGGCCGCGGCCACATTGAAGCTCTCCGTAGGAACGTGGGTGGTCCCACCCCTGCCAGATTTCCGCGGCCAATCGGCCGCGGCCACATTGAAGCGACGTACTACTGACTACCGATGAGGAAATCGGGCAATATTTCCGCGGCCAATCGGCCGCGGCCACATTGAAGCCTATTCCAACCAGACAGCCCTGTTTGAGGGCATCAATATTTCCGCGGCCAATCGGCCGCGGCCACATTGAAGCCAACTACGCTAGGTAGTTGCCAAAAAGTTTCGAATCCGGACACAACCATGTCGCATTCGACAGCAGCCATTAAGAAAAAATCTGCACTTGGTCGAATCGGAGATGGAGCAGATACGTTGAGCGCTTTTGCTTGCTCGGCGCGACGAGTCGCCGAAGCGAAACCGGCAACTTACGTTTCAATCGTCCCCACGTCGTCGACATCACGGACTCCGATAGCGTTTGACCGGGATCTTCGATATCTGCGACACTCATGGGCTGTCCAGCTCGGGCGCGCTTCGTTAGCGCCAATAAAAATCGCCATTCCCGCTTGGTATAGCTTTCATGGACAGGATGTTGCTCCCAGTAAGCGGCGCGGGCATGATCGACCAGGACCAAGCCGCCTGCGGCAACTGCGTCGTCCACCGTATTCTGCTTAATACTGACCGTCGCGGCGAGATTTTGTAGTTCGTGCAGTGCGGCTGCGACCCGATCCAGCAGTTGAGCATTACAGAGGTTCGTTAGCCTCGATGCTAACAGAATTCGATCGGCTTCAACCACTTTGCCAGGTAGTCCCAGCCAGTCCAAGTCGGACCTCGGTGAAAAAGCCGCATAGATTTGAATGGCGGTGACGCACGCGTCGCGCACGTCAACCTCTGGTCCTGCCTGGAAACTCGTCCGCGCCTCGCCGACAAGTCGATCGAGTTCCTTCCCTGCCGCGACAATGCCGCCAACTTGCTTTTGGAAATGCTTGGCACCCGAACCGACAGCCTTCGCACACTGCACTCGAAAGAACCGCAAAATCTCAGCGCGCTCCTCGATCCGTTTCATGAGTCGCAAGACCACGAAGTTTCCGACCGGCGGCAGGTCAGGATTGAGGCCAATCAATGTCGCACCACGTTGCACCAACTTCCCCTTGCCGGTCAACACCCATTCGGCTTGTGGGGAGAGGTAGTCGTTGATATTCACAAGCTTTTCGTGGTGCGATTGAGTCAACCACTTAAGCTGAGCGAACTGAATGGCGAGGTCGTCGACGCGACCCTGTTGAACGGCATTTCGAATGCTTCCTTTGTCCGAAATCGTCACGGTTTCGGCGACAACATTCTGTTTGACAGGGACGAGCGTTTTGAGTTTTTCCTCGATCCGTTTACTTGCAAGAAGCTTCTGAAGCCGCGCCGCAACGTCGCGAATCTGCACATCCAAGGCGACCACTAACCGGCGCTCGTCGGTTTCCGCACCTTCCTGCAAAGTCGCAATCGGCCAGCTGGCAATGCGGCGAAAGGTGGGGCGGGGGACAAGCACCGCGATCGCCCGGCACACCTCGTTACGAAGCCAAGCTCTCATCTGCGGGACAGGCACATCACGATGAGACTGGGCGGTGAGAGCAAGCTGCTGATACCGTCGCAGCGCTAATTCAATTTTGTCCATCGGCTGGCGGCAGTCGGAAAACCGAAACTTCAAATATCGGCAATAACTATCACAGCAAAGCAGTCGTTCTGTGATCGATCGGTGATCGTGCGAATCTAGGCTGACAGGGAGTACATCTGGGTGCCCTGTTGTCTTTTGGATTTGAGTATGCCTGCCCACCCATTCAGTTTTACCGATGTGGCCGAGAAATCAACCGCCGCGTCGGCCAATGCTCTTCCAGCTTCGCGCTGGAGCACGAATTACGCTGAGCGTCACCGACTCCGCCGGTTCACTGATTTTCCCAGCGGCATCGCGCCGCCCCGGAAAGTTCGCATCTACCAGCGGCAAAATCATTTCATGCTGCAATGGTGGGATCGTCAAGCCAAACGAACGCTTTCCCAGCGGATCGAAGGGGATTTGCTCACGGCGCTGGCCCGAGCCCGGGAACTGGACGACCGCTTGGAGCTGCAGGGATCGACCGGCGGGCGAGTCTCCCGATTGTGCCACGACCACCTAGTCGCCGCTTATCTTGCTGACCTGGAGCGCCGAGCAAACGCCCAGGAATTGAGCAGTTCGACACTTAGCCGCTACCGATCCGCCTTGCAGCACTTCGAGGACTTTGTTGGCCAACCGGACGTTTCTCGGCGATACAAGTTTGCCGCGACAATCGACCGGACTTTCCGTCTCGAATTTACAGGCTACTTGAGTCAGCAGGTTGCGGCGGGAATCGGGGTCAAACCGCAGCGCGGCCCGCGACTGAAGCGCCCCGATTATGTCTTGGATGTCGTCCGCTCGATGCTTCAGTGGGCGCGCGACCCGGAAAGCGGAGCCCTTCTGCCCGAGAGCTTTCGCAATCCTTTTGTCGGCCACGGGCGCCGCAATCGCCAAGTTGCCGATGAGGCAATTGACACTCTCAATATCTCATTGTCGATGGCGGTGGACTTCGTCGACGCGTGCAGTCCGACTGAATTGCAACTCTTCGCGCCTTTGATGCTGTATGGACTGCGGGCCAGTGAGCCGTTATTCCTGTTCCGCGAGCATCTCCAGGATGGCTGGTTTCAGGTGCCGTGCCTCCCCGAACTGGACTACTTAACCAAAGGTCAGCGGGAAAAACGGTTTCCACTTGTCCCGATCGTGCAACAGCTCTGCCAGGGAGATACCAATCAGGGCCTCGGTCTCGTATACGAGCGTACTTTAAGAGCCGGTCAGAAACGGTTTGCTTGGGGCGGCACATCGCTGGCTGAACTAGCGGCGGAATTTCAGCTCCGCTGCACCGCGAAGTCGGCCGCCGGCGCCGTGACCCGCCAGCGAATTCGTGACGAAC
Proteins encoded in this window:
- the cas1 gene encoding CRISPR-associated endonuclease Cas1 codes for the protein MNAGAASESSADALPDYLPARMLNEFVYCPRLFYYEWVEGVFAQNRETVEGGLRHAKLDAKHDDLPTSDELQASGEAIHSRSITLSSDAYGLIAKMDLVEAEGGLVTPVDYKRGTPRVADGKLVAWDTDRTQLAVQALVLRDNGYQCDEGVIYYVTTKQRARVAIDETLVSQTLDALRQARETAESGRIPPPLVDSPKCPRCSLVGICLPDETQACSTLDSSEQLSQRTLFDIDLPHRAVAYARVDSDSEVRRLLPARDDLRPLYLNTQGLRVGKSGNVLKVQEKDKTIQEVRIGEICQLSLFGNIQLSTQALQALCENEVPIAYFSMGGWFYGTTSGLGVKNIYLRREQFRLADVPGFCLRLARALVAGKIRNQRTMLQRNHVEPPDSALKMMKCMQEEAEWTDSIDSLLGIEGNAARIYFQHFAGMIKVDGEDGSPTTNGPSPFNFDFVNRNRNRRPPRDPVNALLSLAYSVLAKDLTIVCHSVGFDPFLGFYHQPRFGRAALALDLLEPFRPLIADSAVLSAINTRMITTRDFVQVGPSVSLKPEGRKSFFRAYEQRMDTLVTHPIFGYRVNYRRMLEIQARLLARVLTGELGTYPVFTTR
- a CDS encoding PIN domain-containing protein, which produces MTYLPDVNVWLALAFRQHRHHAAANAWFEGVEEGASLCICRMTQQGFLRLATHPKVVGSEAVRLPDAWRLYDRIFEDPRVHFGVEPPGIDERWRGLTQSPQFSPHVWNDAYLAAFAACAGFEIVTFDRGFEQFTLQRCTILA
- the cas7u gene encoding type I-U CRISPR-associated protein Cas7, whose protein sequence is MNDLNKYDNWLTSDAVAAIVIREPLVPVEGSDGVFFPATYAAAEDKGFPGGYNIDPPTGEKNVCLVDSVGSQANRIEPLFAKPSYAKLVPQIVIQAGDKSVNLLEAGHRAGDAIARCTLLQKKLQDAFKAVLRGNALDLARIAPTSLVFGVWDSRDTQAKLPRLVASTIRAFDVQAIRRGAVYVPPLNYVNMEVFTEEEQQKAAGDNKNPLSKRGFVNALASATHGGVIAKGGLRRDATFSLAALRLLSAEATAEELKDKSDEERKKLNDEATLKLRRYVLGLALVSLTAPPQTYLRQGCNLVPDIDNPRKVTLVNADGKREEFKLTHDQAIAFAELAAKEFGVGESPKEPVKFDPDLAKKDIAGEGDVAPTKKGRAQKKAKPAAKASEPTEPQQ
- the cas8c gene encoding type I-U CRISPR-associated protein Cas8c codes for the protein MNNLIKIPVDLTNPGQFFACCGLLELADRIDKGTEGWFENRQFHLRFNSPFTALVDALRKTTVTNTMSAVQNGRLEELSAMSKKDREKEGLEDEKKALDALRREEPIIFQSSFQLRIDWFKDEYSGGSRFKTWAGQQSVLDIATAMHTGLSHVDAADESTLWNSARGGGLPFNFDSDLGGQGSALDIGFSFDPLAASEMTRIEGACRPALEILAFIGLQRFRPRENPRKNRFVYAAWRQPLPPSVAAVVACQAIALGDAQCYEFRLLYRTKYLKSFLPAIPFQGDDDE
- the cas2 gene encoding CRISPR-associated endonuclease Cas2; the protein is MRNTFLVCYDIRDDKRLRRVYKTMRDFGDHLQYSIFECQFTPIDLAKCRHTLAELIKHNEDQVLFVDLGPTAGRGERVITALGQPYTSMDAPCYVV
- the cas5u6u gene encoding type I-U CRISPR-associated protein Cas5/Cas6, translated to MKPDLCITIRFIQPFPLFHGRRDAEQPEWPPSPMRAFQALLNAASLRARGRSLAPEVRQALQALEVLRPEVIAPRATVSAVGYRAYVPHNQTDLVTAAWHRGNLDASIASHRMEKDYRPLRVESIGDDLPALHYVYSLDATAPDPDDMLRVIRPAVRAITHLGCGIDQVVADATLVDSSSIHLPGERWLPSAQSGRRLRVHRSGSLDALINRHNRFLNRLQDGWTPVPPLTADDMDQVRYRRDTDPLQRPHVLFKLVDENDDTVNYPHSQLIHIAGMVRHLAVELMKRHPPRDLKGRTTEQWVEQYVAGHQSVDDKSAGLPHVQLSYVPLPSTGHAHTNPAIRRVMIVAPAGDEAWLEHLVQRLDGQLLKPLPDTKLPPGTHLQLIPEDRKDGVRDAYTRDSRTWASFTPVILPGHDDRKPEKTRKLIVKALAQSGIDQPCEFEWSAFSHFPKSYSAHKYVRDESATDGKRRIGYIRPNHLLDQTAVHLVLRFGRREDPNDPDSRWIPAEEPIPGPLTIGAGRHCGFGLMAGVG